TCTGGCTTGAGTCGACCGGGGCGATCCAACGGTCGTTCTCTTCAAGGTGACTCAATGCCGATTGCGCTTTTTCGTCGCTGTTCCAGGTGTCCGGGAAATCCAGGCCGACATCAGTCAACATTTTCTGGCTCAAAGCCATCCCGTAGTCCTGGGCAACATATCTGCCCCACACCAGGAATCCACGGGACGGGCCCTGCCGGTCGCTGGTCAGAATCGGATTGGAAACGACCATCAAGGGGTGTCCGCCGATGGTGACGAACCCCGTATTGGACTGTTTCTCCTCCTCGATAAACAAAGGCGCTCCGGAGGTTTTCAGAGTATTGATGGATTCATCCGGGATATCTGCGATTCCTGACGGTGAACTGCTCCCCTCCCATACCACGTTCCCCGAATTGTCCACATACATGATCAGGTCGATCCCCAAATTCTCAAAAATGGAAGCCACCAGATTGGATTCTACATAAGCGGAATTTCGGTCATCCATGAAATTGTACGTGTCGTCCCAGTCAGCCCAGTCTATATTTACCTTGTTCAGGTTCGCCAATTCTTCATTAATGGCGATGGTAATAAGGTCAAGGTGCTGGGACATGTGCTCATGGTCCAGGTCATCGTAATTACGGAGCAGAATGGCGTCGGACACCACAAAAATTAGGATAATTGCAGCAATCGTCGAAACAGCGGCGATCGAGAACACTTTTACTCTTAGCGACATACCGGTTGATCCATTCTTGTTCAAGATAGATTTTATCGGGATTCCGATTTAGCCATGGTGATAACTGCGCTTGTCCTGGCCAACAAGGCTTTAAGTTGCTCCTCGGTGAATAATCTCCATCCCCTAAAATCCCGGTGCAGGTCGCCCGGCAATTCGTCATCCTCGCACCAACGGAAAAGCGTGTTCCGGCTGATGCCTACTCTACGGCAGACTTCGGCGGTCCTGAAGTATTTTGTTCCTTTAATTGTCACGGGCATGGTTGTCTCCTGTTGCCATACTTGGCACACTCTACCATACCAATCTAAGCAGCCATATCCCTCTTTAGTAATGGTTGCTGGGGCTATCTATCAAACAATGGTACTAGCCTGACACAAGTTTCCGGTTACTCTCTCGGCGCATCCTATGACCTTCATCCTTTTTACCAACCTGGTAGTCACGCAAGGATGCGCTCGCCAGGGCTGCATGCTCCTTTATCTGGTTTGTGGTTTTACGAATTTTTCAGGAGAAACTCAAATCTCCTTTGAAGAACTCTTAAAGCAATCTATAATTCAGTTATAGGAGGCGCTCTATGTGCGATCATTGCCGGACCCATCATCCTGAACTTTACGTCGATAAACCGCCGGTCAAAACTGCAAAGACCCCAAAGAAGGCTGAACCGGCTAAAAAGAAGTAGCTTGAAGGACTGGATAAGGGCGTCCTTCCTCTTTTTCAAAACTCTGAAATCCCGCTGTGTCTCTATTGACGCCTTTCTTTGGCTGTTCTAATGGCGACCTGGCGCCCGCCCCTACCCCTTTGTTATTTCGGCGAGCGAAGCGACGTGGCAATCTAGGCGCCCGCCTGGTTGATGTGGTCTGTCCTTCGCCCTTTACGTGGATTTTACGGCGCGGAGAATCGACATCACTTTCTCGGGATCGTTGGAGGAGAAAACGAATTCGCGGTCCGGAAGGCTTCGCCGCTGGATGACGACGCCCGGTTTGCCGATAACGTTGTAAACGATTCTCCGTTTACCGTCCTTCCAGCCGAACCGTATTCCGAAGCCGCCGTAAGCCAGAGCGGAAGCGTCTTCACGGTAAATGTCGGTGAGGTCCTCCGCAGGAATGTTGTGGTGGAAAACTCCGTACCCCGCCGATACGCCCCGCGGTGAAATCTTGATGGTCAGAAAGGCGAAGTTGATCGCCACCGCCAGCAGGAACAGACCAGTTACCGGCAGAAACCAGATCATCGATGCGTTTTCGACCGTATCCGTTGCCAGCATCGAAGCAAAAAGCCCCAGTGAAAACAAACCTGCCGCCCCGGCGAGTAAAGACGCCAACCCGGAAAACATTTTCTCCTGGTACGTCTTGTCCATATTAACTCCTTTATAATCCGTTTGCTTTACCCTGATTCAGGATTCGTCTCAATTTCTTTGCTATAGGATAGATATTCCAGACCCCAAAGTCACCGATCGCCGGGTGAGTATTTTCCTGTCCTAAAGTAGGGATTCTCGCATCGTTGTAATTTACCCAAACCCCAATCCCTCCCTCTTTCTGTCTTTGCTAACCCCCGCCTTGAATGGTAAATTCGCCGAATAAGCACAAAGAAGTACAATGTAGGTATGCTTCTGGCAATTTTATCAATCTTCATCGGCTTGGCCACTTTGTATTTTTTAGTTTCGGCCTTGATCGCCAATGGTATGGCGGCTTCAAAAAGGATATTCCCTCCCGCCCTGGAGTACCCCGAGGTCCGTTTTGGTAATCTTTTTGATGATACCAAGATTAGCGGCTGGTTGATTCCTGCAACTGGCCAATCTTCAAAAGCTACCTTGATTGCCATGCACGGAGGCAAGCAGAACCGGGCGGATGAGACTGTCGGCTTGTTGCAAATGTGCCGGGATGTGGCCAGACTCGGCTTTAATGTCCTGTCGTTGGATCGCCGGGGTTGCGGCCGATCCGGCACCGCGAGATTAAACGAACGCACCAAGTCTGATCGGGATTTTGGCGGCGCCATCGATTGGATTTTAAAGCAGAATCCGGATGAAAAAGTCCTGCTGTTCGGGACTTCGTTTGCGGGAGTGGCCGCTCTGGTTCACGCTTCAAAAGACCATAGGGTCATCGGCGTCGTCGCCGACAGCAGCTTTAAATGCAGTCTGGCCATGGCACAACGATGCCTTTACGAAACTTTCCCGCCGTTTAAGGTATTCGCTCATGGAGCGGTATGGATGGCGGGACCGGTGTGCGGTGTAGGCGATGACGATGCCATTGATGCCGTGAAAAAGATTATTTGCCCTGTTCTATTCACCGGTGGTGAATTGGACAGAGTGGTGCCGCCGTCCGATGCCCGGGAGTTGCTGGAGGCTTCAGGCAATCCCCTGGATGAAATTTTGATTGTCCCCGGCGCAGGGCACAGTCAAGCTTATCGTACCTCTCAGGCGACATATATCGCCCGTTTGGATGCTTTTATCAACAAGTGCCTTCAACAATAGAAAATATCGGATTAACGGAGGGAATTATGCCCATCGACGGAGATAAATCGAATACCGGAAGAGATGATTTGAAAAATAGAGCGCCGGCCAAAGGTGATAGACTGATGTGCGGAAACTGCGGCCTGATCGTTAGTATTGAAGAAATTAATCGTTCAGCCGCCTTTGCAGAGCCCGTTTGTTGTGCCATGCCCATGAAATTGCACCTTTCAAACCCTGTAAATACTGCAATTTCCCTGAAGACACGCGGACGCCAGGCTGGGTCTTCACGGTACCAGGGCGTCACCATTCAAAAAGATACCCAGCCGAGAGATGATTGCATATGATTTTTAAGCTTTGCATTTGCTATCTGCCCCGATTGAGTATATAGTGGCAATAGTTGCAGTTTAGGTTATTACTCACTTACCGGAACCCTTCTTTGATTCCCCTGAGTATTGGATGACCCCGACTCTGACGAATTTTTAAAGAGAGGAGGTTATCCATGAATTTTCAAGCCAAAACGATTCCTTGTTGCGATTGCGGGACGAACTTTGAGTTCACCGTCGCCGAACAGGAATTTTATCAATCCAAGGGTTTCGTGAACAATCCAAAACGTTGTCCCGCATGCCGGGCAACGCGCAAGTCTGATCGAACCAACAGCACCGCCAACACTACGAGCTACAATAGTTATGCTCCGCGTCAAATGTATGCTGCTGTTTGTTCCGATTGCGGCAAAACTGCCCAGGTTCCCTTCGAACCTCGTAACGGTAAACCCGTTTACTGCAGTGATTGTTACCGTAAAGTGAAAGCTGCCTGAAGCCCCGATGACGGGAGGAACCGGTTGGGATTCCAGCCGGTTCCTTTTCTCCGTGCTCCGGTTCATAAAACCTCAACTAATTTTGCTGCGGTGTGAGGGAGGATTATGAATATATATGTTGGAAACCTTTCCCTGGCTATGACCGAGGCTGAATTGCGGAAGGAGTTTGATCCTTTTGGCACAGTAAACTCGGTCACCCTGATGAATGACAACCATATTGGCAGTGGGCAACTCCGGGGCTACGCTTACGTCGATATGCCATCTATCGCGGAGGGCGAATTAGCCATCTCTTTCATCAATGGAAGATGCCTGAACGGAAGGATCGTGACTGCCATTCAAGCTATGCCCTTATCTAGCGAAGAGGCCAAGGGCTGTCGGAAGGCTCGAACGAGAGTTAGGAATTAGTCTTCTTGTTGAACGGATCAACGACTTCGACTGAAAATCACATTAAATAAAGTCAGTAATCAGGGTAACACTTGTCTTTGCGAGGACTTGCCAGTTGGCAAGTCCGTGGGAATCGTCCTCGAATAGTACACCGATCAAATACCCGTTCGTGGTGAGCCTGTCGAACCATGAACGAGTAATCAATTCATTAAGGTCGCTGACCAGTTAAGCTTTTCTCACTTTGACCTCCACTCAACTAGGTCTATGATAAATGTATGGATACCCTCACCATCAATTCCACCACCATCAAACTGACCATGGGCGACATCGTCGCCGCGAAAGTGGACGTTCTCGTGAATGCCGCCAATTCGGAACTGGCCGGTGGCGGTGGCGTCGATGGGGCTATTCACAAAGCCGGCGGACCTGATATTCATGTCGCCTGCCACGAGATTATTTCAAAGCAGGGCCCGGTTCTACCCGGCAAGGCAGTGATCACCGCCGCGGGCAACCTCCCCGCCAAATGCGTCATTCACGCCGTGGGGCCGATCTGGTATGGGGGTAAGCACAACGAGGCCGAGACCTTGGCCAGCGCATACACCGAGAGTTTAAAGCTGGCCACAGCTAACAATCTTGAAAGCGTTGCCTTCCCGTCTCTAAGCACGGGGGCTTATCATTACCCACTGAATCAGGCTTCCAAGATAGCCTTGAAAACTGTTGCCGACTATTTAAAATCGAACAAAACCAGCCTTAAAGAAGTCCGGTTCGTTCTTTATGACACTAAGACTTACGAGGCTTATGCTAAGGCGTTGGCTGAGATCGGTTCTTAAATTTCAACAACAACCATCACGCCCCTAATCGTCCCGGAGCTAGTGGATGAATAAATGCGTTCTCCACCCCCGGCGCCTTCCCAAATTCTATCTTGTTAAACCCATTTGGATGTGTTTAATACCTAAACTCGCCGAGACTGTCGTATTTAAAGCTAGTTTCGTTGATGTCCGATATTGCAAGTAATTTCGCATCGATCTTTTGATTATTGAGTATTTTGATGAAATTCCTAATATAAAATTCATCATAGCTTATATTTATTAAGCTCGCGAGCTCTGCACCTAATTTTGTCAATAAGTGGACCGAGATATCCTTAAAATCTCCCGAAGGCCAGCCAACCATGATACCTCTACACCCACATATTAATACGTCGTTGTTCGCGAGCTTAAGAGCATATCTGGCTATCAAACCAATGTTTTCAAGTGCCCCTATCTGTTCACTATCAATCTTTAATACATCTTGTTCTAAGAGCGTAATAAAGTATTTCTGTTTGTCAGGAAATCGGAAAGTCCGATTTTTTGCCAAGTTGGTAAATAGTTCAGCTTCCTCTTTTGTTATTGCCTGCAATATTTTATGAGGAAGACCCTCAAAAAGACAGTTAGAATTAAGAAATATTGGATTGAACGGTCTTACTTTAATTTGCTTGACCTTTGTCTCTGCTGTGGCTCTCATGGGCAAGAAAGACATCGGATGACGAAGGAGATCGGGATCCAATTGCATCATCTTACCACCCAACTGTTTTTCAATTGTTATACAAGAGCCTACCACAGTTGAGAAAAATGAGGTCAACTTATGTACGTGATATTCGATAAATTCTTGTGTTGTCCAATAGTATTCGGATGTAAGTGGGATTTTGGGATCTGGGAATCCGCCCTTTAAGATCCGAGGAACTGGGAGATATCCAATGGGTAGTATCGGGAACATAGCTTGAATTGATGGTGACCCACGGTGTTGCCATTCATCACGAGTAGCGATAATGCTATCGGAATTATCACGATCCTTATCAAGCCATATTTCCAATTCTGATAAATGTTTCCCGATCGTCAAATCGTGTTCACCTACGTTTTGTCGGAAAGATAACCATTTAAAGTCACGCGATGGCCCCTTTTGGCCTAGTCTCAATAAATCGTTGAGAAATACTGCTAATGCATCTAGAGATGCTTTGGCGTGGGCAACAAAGTCAAAAAGGGCTTTCATGTGTTGAATTTGACCTATTGGGTCAAATGGCACCGTGTCTTGCGTTGCCCGTTCAGCAATACTCTTCTCAATGCGTATCGACTCTATTCCCGCCAATTTCGCCCATTGAATCTTTCGAAGACAATCCACAAGGGGAAAATACAATTCGGCACGTCCCATTTGATCAACCAAATGACTTAAATGGACTAAGTTTTCATATGAGATTTCAGGCAGCACCTCGAAAGATACATCATTAAAAATATGGAGTTTATGCTCGGGGAAATTTGGTAGTCGCGAATTAGTCATAGCAGTATGCCTTTTAATGTTCATTCGCTATGATAATATGCTTTGGAGTTGATACCATAAACAAGATACCCCCCTAAAAACGACACGAAACGCTTGACAGAACACTGTACACCAGTGCTATAATAGCCTCTCTTTATAGCACATAGTTTCTGTGGAGGCGGTTTGTATAACCAACCATCCAGTCCCGCGTTACCGGCCTTAGTTGACGCACCGGCCAAAACGAATAGCTTTGACGCCGTTTGTTTTGAAAATCAAATCCCACG
This is a stretch of genomic DNA from Dehalogenimonas etheniformans. It encodes these proteins:
- a CDS encoding alpha/beta hydrolase, with protein sequence MLLAILSIFIGLATLYFLVSALIANGMAASKRIFPPALEYPEVRFGNLFDDTKISGWLIPATGQSSKATLIAMHGGKQNRADETVGLLQMCRDVARLGFNVLSLDRRGCGRSGTARLNERTKSDRDFGGAIDWILKQNPDEKVLLFGTSFAGVAALVHASKDHRVIGVVADSSFKCSLAMAQRCLYETFPPFKVFAHGAVWMAGPVCGVGDDDAIDAVKKIICPVLFTGGELDRVVPPSDARELLEASGNPLDEILIVPGAGHSQAYRTSQATYIARLDAFINKCLQQ
- a CDS encoding O-acetyl-ADP-ribose deacetylase, with translation MDTLTINSTTIKLTMGDIVAAKVDVLVNAANSELAGGGGVDGAIHKAGGPDIHVACHEIISKQGPVLPGKAVITAAGNLPAKCVIHAVGPIWYGGKHNEAETLASAYTESLKLATANNLESVAFPSLSTGAYHYPLNQASKIALKTVADYLKSNKTSLKEVRFVLYDTKTYEAYAKALAEIGS
- a CDS encoding RNA recognition motif domain-containing protein encodes the protein MNIYVGNLSLAMTEAELRKEFDPFGTVNSVTLMNDNHIGSGQLRGYAYVDMPSIAEGELAISFINGRCLNGRIVTAIQAMPLSSEEAKGCRKARTRVRN
- a CDS encoding CxxC-x17-CxxC domain-containing protein — translated: MNFQAKTIPCCDCGTNFEFTVAEQEFYQSKGFVNNPKRCPACRATRKSDRTNSTANTTSYNSYAPRQMYAAVCSDCGKTAQVPFEPRNGKPVYCSDCYRKVKAA
- a CDS encoding helix-turn-helix domain-containing protein, translated to MPVTIKGTKYFRTAEVCRRVGISRNTLFRWCEDDELPGDLHRDFRGWRLFTEEQLKALLARTSAVITMAKSESR